The Longimicrobium sp. genome segment CTCGGCAAGGCGGTCGTGCAGCGCGCCGGGAAGGAACATCTCCTCCCAGCGCGAGATCGGCCGGTCCGCCGCGGGGCCCAGGCCGCCCATAAGCGCGGTGAAGATGGGGACGTCCGCGGCGCCGGCGGCGGTCAGGCGCTCGGTGTGCTCGCGGTAGGTGGTGCCGGCGGAGACGCGCTCCGTGGCCGCCTTCAGCCGCCCGCCCAGCACGCGGTCGATGGCGTCGCGCACGCGGGTGGAGCAGTTGTCCCGATAGTAGTCGTAGCGGTAGAAGCGGTTCTGCGGGAGCTCGTTCACGTCCAGCAGCCGCGCGAGCTCGGTCGCCTGGGCGGGCGTCAGGTTGAGCTCCTGCACCGCCACCGACCGGTTGTACGACGCGTAGTGCCGCATCGTGGCGCCGGCGTCGAACGCGGCCACCCAGTACTCCATCTTCCCCTGGATGAAGTTCTTGAAGAAGTTCTCCTGCTGGAAGTCGAACATCCCGTAGTTGTACGCCAGCTCCCCACCGGTGCGCGGGTCGTGCACCCAGATGGCGTTGTGGCCGAAGCGCTCCCACACCTGGTCGCCGGGGCCCATCGTCATCACGAAGATGCGCGGCACCGTGTCCGGCGCGGGCGCCTGCGCGGCGGCCGGGACGGCGAACGACAGGATCGCGAGGAGGGCCAGCGCGCACCGCAGGAGCGGGCGGACGGTGTGCTGCATCACGAGGCGCATGCAAAGGGAACGCAACGGGTTGACCGGCAAGGTAACGCGCTTCACCCCGCCTTCGCCACGCCCGGCGGGGGCGCAACGAGAAGCGGGGTCCCCCCGGATGCCGGAGGGACCCCGCTGTACCGCGCCGGAGGCGGTCAGTTCCGCGAGCGCTCGTTTTGCCCGCGGATGCGCACGCGCTCGGTCCGTTCGATCTCCACGCGGTCGCCGCGCCACTCCACGTCGAGCTGGCGGCGCTGGCCCTGGCGCACCACCTCCACCCGCACGCTGCCCTCCTGCGTCCCGAAGGCGCGGCGCAGGTCGGCCACCGAGCCCACCGTGCGGCCCCCGGCGCGCACGATCACGTCGCCGCCCTGCAGCCCCGCGCGCGCGGCCGGGGTGGAGCGCGACACCTGCAGCACCAGCACGCCGTCGTCCACGCGGAAGTAGCGGGCCAGCTCCGGGTTCAGCTCCGAGAGCTCGGCGCCGGCCACCGCGCGGCGCCCCACGTCCAGGAAGAAGGGAAGCGTCCGCGCCACCTCGTACTCACGGCCCAGCTCCCGCCCCAGCGCGCGCCCCATGCGGTCCATCGAGCGCAGGTTCACCACCACGCTGTCGCCACGGCGGCCGTCGGGACGATCGAAGCTGTAGACGACGACGCTGTCGCCGCGGCGCGTGTGCACCCGCTCGCGCAGCTTGCCCATGCGCCGGCCCAGGCTGTCCAGGTGCATCCGCAGCGAGTCCACGTGGAGGGTCACCCGGTTGTCATCGTCGATGATGGTGACTTCGCCGGGAAGGGTGCGGGTGCGGGCGATCGTCTCGCGGCGCGCGGCGGCGATGACGCGGCGCTCCTCCTCCGCGCGGCCGCGCCGGATGCGCAGCCGCACCGTGTCGCCCACCTCCAGCTCCTCGCGCAGGCGCTCGATGGTGCGCTCGGTGGCGGGGGCGCCGTTCACGCGCACCACGACGTCGCCCGTGCGCAGCCCGGCGCGCTCGGCGGCGGAGCGCGCCACCACCTCCGCGACGCGGGCCTCGCGGGCGCCGGTGCTGTCCCAGTCTAAGGCCACGCCCATCCACCCGCGCTGCGCACCGCCGGGCTGGGCGGCGAGGGCGGCGGGGGCCATCAGCATTGCCGCCAGCAGCGGCATCCATCCCTTGATCAGGCGCATCTTTCGGTCTCTTTCGGTTGACTCGGTTCAGTACCACGCGTTCTGCGACGCGCGGTCGATCTGCCGCCGGAGAGCATCGCGCTCGTCCAGGACGGCCAGGTGGTATCCGTTCAGCACGGGGTCGCCGGGGGCCCGCTCCAGCGCGCGGCCGGTGGTCTCCACGAGCGTGTTCAGCGCGGAGAGGCGCGTCTCCGGGTCGGCGCCGCTGGCCGGGTCCGCGATCTCGGCGTACTTGCGAAGCGCGGCCACGTACGCAGCCTCCGCCTCGTCCAGCTCCCGCGCCGCCGCCTTCGCTTCGGGAGTGAGGGCCGGAGCGCGGCGCCTCGGCGCGACTCGCGGCGCATCCCCCACGCGCGCCGACACCAGGTGCGCCATCGCGGGATGGGCCGCGGGCACGGCGGCATCCTCCACCACCGGCGCGTCCACCACCCGCGTCTCCGCGCTCGTGCGGGGAAGCTGCGCCACCCCCAGCACCCGGCCCTCACTCCTGGACGGCTGAACGGGCGCCTGCGCCACATGGTCCGGCGTCCCGGGACGCAGCAGCGACAGCCCCGCCGCGGCCCCCGTGGCCAGGACCACCAGCGCCGCCGCGATCCTCAGCAGCGGCTGCCAGCTGCGGACGGCGCGCGCCGGCGCCGGGCGCATCAGCCCTTCCTCGGCCAGCGCCGCCTCCAGAGCCCTCCAGGCGCCGGGCCTCGGCTCCGGATCGGCGAGCTCGGCGAGGGCGGCGGTCTGCGCGCGCATCGCGCCAAGCTCGCGGCGGCAGACCAGGCAGTCGCGCAGGTGCTCGGCCTCGGACGGCTCGGGCGCTTCGTCCACCAGGCGGGCCAGTTCTTCCAGCGTCAGGTGCTGCATGCTTCCACTCCTTCCGCGGGGACGAGGGACGAGGGGCTGAGCAGCGACCTCATCCTTGCCCGCGCCTTGAAAAGCTGGCTCTTGCAGGTGCCGGGGTTCACCCCCAGCATCTCCGCGATCTCTTCGTGCGTGTACCCTTCCACGTCGTGCAGCACCAGCACGCGCCGCATGCCTTCCGGGAGCTTCTCCATCGCCCGCTCCAGCTTGAGGCGAAGGACCGCGTTCTCCCCCTGCGGCCTCACCAGCGCGCTCTGTTCTTCCAGCGGCGCCTCTCGCCCGCTGCGCCGCTCCCTGGACCTGCGCCCGTGCAGGGCGCTGTTTACCGCGATCCGGTGGAGCCAGGTGGTGAACGCCGAGTCGCCGCGAAAGGTCGGAAGGGCGCGGATGGCGCGCAGCCAGGCGTCCTGCGCCCAGTCCTCGGCGAGCGTGTCGTCGCCGGCCAGGCGGCGCACGACCGCGTACACGCGGCGTGCATGGCGCTGGTAAAGCGCCCGCACCGCCCCGCCGTCGCCCCGCTTCGCTTGCTCGATCAGCTCCAGGTCTTCCATGATCCGTTCACGGGTCCACAGCATAGGATGCCGGGTTCCGCGGAAGGGTTGCCGGGGAGGGTGCGTTAGTGCGTTAGTGCGTTAGTGCGTTAGTGCGTAACCGAAGGATCTAGCGGGAGCCGGGCGGGAATCGTACGCAACCCCCAACTCCGTAGCCCGCACAGTAGATCCATCGCTCCGCGCCAGAAGGTGGAGACCGGGCGAGTGCCGAGCAGCGCGTCGCTCAGGATGACAGAATGGGGGGCGCACTAACGCACTAACGCACTCACGCACTTCCCCCCTCCCAACGTTTCGCGGCTCCGAACGGTATTATCGTGCAGCACCACACGGGCGGCGGTCGCCCGCACGATTCCGCACACTACGGTACACGACGATGAAGAGCTACGTTCGATACATGGTCGCACTCGGGCTGCTGGCCGCCGCGCCGGCAGCCGCGCAGCAGAACGGCCGCCCCGGCGCCGACTCCGTCCGCGGCGGGCGCTGGGAGCAGGGTGGAAGGCAGCACCGCCCCGCGTTCCAGGGACTCCTGGCCTACCGCCAGGAGCTGCAGTTGACGGACGCGCAGGTGACGCGCCTGCAGGAGATCGGCCGCAGGCTGGAAGAGCGCAACCGGCCCATCCGCGCCCAGTTGCAGGCGCAGCACGAGCAGTTCAAGGCGCAGCGCCGCGCGCAGATGGAGCGGCTGACCCCGGAGCAGCGCCGCGACACCCTGCGCCGCCTGCGCGAGGAGGGCCACCGCCGCGAAATCCCGCAGGCGATGCGCGCCCCCATGGAGCAGATGCGCGCCAACATCCGCGCGGCGATGGAGGAGGCCCAGGGCGTCCTCAACCCGCAGCAGAAGGAGCGCGCGCGCCAGCTCATGCAGGAGGCGCGGCGCAACCGCGGCGACCGCATGCAGGGCCAGGACGGTCACCGCCGCCGCGGCGGACGGCCCGGCGAGGGACGGCGGGGTCCGGGTCAGCAAGGGCAGCAGGGCGGCACCGGCAGCCCCCGCCCGTGATCCGCGCGGGCGCGGCGGGACCCGCCGTGGCCTTCCCCATCGCCACCGGCGCGGCACCCGCCGCGCCGGATGGCGAGGCGGAGCTGGTCGAGCGCGTCCGCCACGGCGACGGGCGTGCCTTCGACACCCTCGTCACGCGCTACATGCACCGCGCGTTCTCGGTGGCGTTCCGCGTGCTGGGGCAGAAGGAAGACGCCGAGGACCTGGTGCAGGACACCTTCATGGTCGTCCTGCAGCGCATCGACAGCTTCGAGCCGGGGCGGGCGTTCGCGCCCTGGTTCTTTCGCATCCTGGTGAACCGGGGGCTCAACGCCCGCAAGGCACGCGCCCTCCGCGCGGTCGACGAGATCCCGGAGACGGCCTCCTCGCAAGGCCCGTCGCCGGAGCGCGAAGCGGAGCGCGCGGAGCTTCGCGAGCGCCTCGCCGCCGCCCTGGACACGCTCCCGCAGCGCCAGAAGCTTGTGGTGGAGCTGTTCGAGCTGGAAGGGTTCAGCGGACCGGAGATCGCGCAGATCATGGAGATATCGGACGGCACCGTGCGCTGGCACCTGCACGAGGCCCGCAAGGCGCTGCGCCAGGCGCTGGCGCCCTACGAACGGAGCAGAGAAGAATGAACACCGAGCCTATCCGCGACCCGGAGCTGGCGGCGCTCCTGCGCTCCGCCACCCCGCAGCCCCCCATGGACGACGTGGACTGGGAGCGCCTGCGCGGCGTCGCCAACAGCCGCGCGGAGCTGCCGCTGGCGCGCCTGCGCTCGCCCGCGCGCCGTCCGCGGGCACGCGCCTGGCTGCCGCTGGGCGCCGCCGCCGGCATCGCCGCGTCGCTGGTCTTCGCGCTGCGCCCCGCCCCCGTTCCCGGCCCTCTGCCAGCCGAGGAGCGCCTCATCGTCGACGCCATCGTCGCCGAGTCGCTCCCGTCGAACGTGGACCAGATGCTTTCGGGCGACGCCGCCGATCGAGCGCTGATGGCGGCGCTGGTGGGAAGCTGAACTGCGGGGAATGGGGAATGGGGAATCACTCGCGGTTCCCATTCCCCATTC includes the following:
- a CDS encoding DUF4105 domain-containing protein, coding for MQHTVRPLLRCALALLAILSFAVPAAAQAPAPDTVPRIFVMTMGPGDQVWERFGHNAIWVHDPRTGGELAYNYGMFDFQQENFFKNFIQGKMEYWVAAFDAGATMRHYASYNRSVAVQELNLTPAQATELARLLDVNELPQNRFYRYDYYRDNCSTRVRDAIDRVLGGRLKAATERVSAGTTYREHTERLTAAGAADVPIFTALMGGLGPAADRPISRWEEMFLPGALHDRLAELRVPDAAGRMVPLVREEMQAVRSTRPPAPASAPNWLPGYLVAGVALGGLLAFLASRASRGRGARFGFAAVAGLWLLFAGSGGWILAGLWSLTDHAIAYRNENILQLSPLALPLVLLLPVLAYGARWAARPAWLLSAAVAGLSVLGFVLQVLPGLDQANGWIISLAMPVNVALAWAARRMAADLPARAIAPAAARRRATANA
- a CDS encoding sigma-70 family RNA polymerase sigma factor, whose translation is MIRAGAAGPAVAFPIATGAAPAAPDGEAELVERVRHGDGRAFDTLVTRYMHRAFSVAFRVLGQKEDAEDLVQDTFMVVLQRIDSFEPGRAFAPWFFRILVNRGLNARKARALRAVDEIPETASSQGPSPEREAERAELRERLAAALDTLPQRQKLVVELFELEGFSGPEIAQIMEISDGTVRWHLHEARKALRQALAPYERSREE
- a CDS encoding PDZ domain-containing protein, with amino-acid sequence MRLIKGWMPLLAAMLMAPAALAAQPGGAQRGWMGVALDWDSTGAREARVAEVVARSAAERAGLRTGDVVVRVNGAPATERTIERLREELEVGDTVRLRIRRGRAEEERRVIAAARRETIARTRTLPGEVTIIDDDNRVTLHVDSLRMHLDSLGRRMGKLRERVHTRRGDSVVVYSFDRPDGRRGDSVVVNLRSMDRMGRALGRELGREYEVARTLPFFLDVGRRAVAGAELSELNPELARYFRVDDGVLVLQVSRSTPAARAGLQGGDVIVRAGGRTVGSVADLRRAFGTQEGSVRVEVVRQGQRRQLDVEWRGDRVEIERTERVRIRGQNERSRN
- a CDS encoding RNA polymerase sigma factor translates to MLWTRERIMEDLELIEQAKRGDGGAVRALYQRHARRVYAVVRRLAGDDTLAEDWAQDAWLRAIRALPTFRGDSAFTTWLHRIAVNSALHGRRSRERRSGREAPLEEQSALVRPQGENAVLRLKLERAMEKLPEGMRRVLVLHDVEGYTHEEIAEMLGVNPGTCKSQLFKARARMRSLLSPSSLVPAEGVEACST